From one Microlunatus sp. Gsoil 973 genomic stretch:
- a CDS encoding HAD-IA family hydrolase: protein MDNPISWILFDADGVLQGSPDGWRQTLSGLLGDDPDATMEELFTLEERRALTGGDFRDLVVSVLRRHGIGSDPERVLDCWRLLVVDPSMTERIRRLRSSGVRCGLASNQQNVRIDHMRSMPEYVGLFDAQFYSAELGLAKPDPAFFTEIVRRLAVAPEGVLFVDDKQDNVAGAREAGLQAEVFAFDGGAAELDRILDCHGVVVPA from the coding sequence GTGGACAATCCGATCAGCTGGATCCTGTTCGACGCCGACGGCGTCCTGCAAGGGAGCCCGGACGGATGGCGCCAGACCCTCAGCGGACTGCTCGGCGACGATCCCGATGCGACCATGGAGGAACTCTTCACCCTGGAGGAGAGGCGGGCTCTCACCGGCGGCGACTTCCGGGACCTGGTCGTCTCCGTCCTGCGCCGCCATGGGATCGGCAGCGATCCGGAGCGCGTGCTGGACTGCTGGCGGCTGCTCGTGGTCGACCCGTCGATGACCGAAAGGATTCGCCGGTTGCGGAGCAGCGGCGTCCGGTGCGGCCTGGCCAGCAACCAGCAGAACGTCCGGATCGATCACATGCGTTCGATGCCTGAGTACGTCGGCCTGTTCGACGCCCAGTTCTACTCGGCGGAGCTGGGACTGGCCAAGCCGGACCCTGCGTTCTTCACCGAGATCGTCCGCCGGCTGGCTGTCGCGCCGGAGGGGGTCCTGTTCGTCGACGACAAGCAGGACAATGTTGCCGGTGCCCGGGAGGCCGGACTGCAGGCCGAGGTCTTCGCCTTCGACGGCGGGGCGGCCGAACTCGACCGGATCCTCGACTGCCACGGCGTCGTGGTGCCGGCCTGA
- a CDS encoding DUF1707 domain-containing protein produces MSGGYPVPQRIGDAERDRAVQFLQEHHSQGRLDPTEFDERMTAALRAKTQADLDRLFTDLPSPTPRSPGSDVAPLAGQPPASQPSAPASVVPKRLWGAIDIVVGAIWPITLLVLFALHWDPWYLIFVPIIVSSIWGRRKAQERADHERIERANRHQLGHEGMHGGDGAEDDGTDPGRPRNSPDR; encoded by the coding sequence GTGAGTGGTGGTTACCCCGTTCCCCAGCGCATCGGCGACGCCGAACGGGACAGGGCTGTGCAGTTCCTGCAGGAACATCATTCCCAGGGCCGGCTCGACCCAACGGAGTTCGACGAGCGGATGACCGCCGCTCTCCGCGCCAAGACGCAGGCAGACCTGGACCGCCTGTTCACCGACCTGCCCTCGCCCACGCCGCGGTCGCCGGGATCCGACGTTGCCCCGCTCGCCGGACAGCCGCCCGCCAGTCAGCCGTCCGCGCCGGCGTCGGTGGTGCCCAAGCGCCTCTGGGGCGCGATCGACATCGTGGTCGGCGCGATCTGGCCGATCACACTGCTCGTGCTGTTCGCCCTGCACTGGGACCCCTGGTACCTGATCTTCGTTCCCATCATCGTCAGCTCCATCTGGGGCCGGCGGAAAGCACAGGAGCGGGCAGACCACGAGCGGATCGAGCGGGCCAACCGGCATCAGCTGGGGCACGAAGGCATGCATGGTGGTGACGGAGCCGAGGACGACGGCACTGACCCTGGCAGACCCCGAAACTCCCCTGACCGGTGA
- a CDS encoding twin-arginine translocase TatA/TatE family subunit has protein sequence MTALMIDSPWAVGMIVVVALLLFGGTRLAGLGKSAGRAIKEFKEETSGVLGTPQVDQSGRIDQAAQPGPDS, from the coding sequence ATGACTGCGCTGATGATCGACAGCCCCTGGGCAGTGGGGATGATCGTTGTGGTGGCACTGCTGCTGTTCGGCGGGACCCGACTGGCCGGGCTCGGAAAGAGCGCCGGCCGGGCGATCAAGGAGTTCAAGGAGGAGACGTCGGGCGTTCTGGGCACTCCGCAGGTCGACCAGTCGGGCCGAATCGATCAAGCGGCTCAGCCCGGGCCAGACAGCTGA
- a CDS encoding DUF1707 domain-containing protein: protein MGSSSPTPGAVRIGDRERDQATECLREHMAAGRLDATEFDQRIEAALTARYAEELQPLFVDLPAPRPDLPTVRREPTAGPTAQKLVAEPKPTAQQPSAYRGLRAATAIMWAVVIIACVASHWQLWWLLFIPVLMGGGCGGQRHHELRQQRRMAARQIRWDDHRQRFDARMRRLDHRHW from the coding sequence GTGGGTTCCTCATCTCCGACACCGGGCGCCGTACGCATCGGCGATCGCGAACGCGACCAGGCGACCGAATGCCTGCGCGAACACATGGCTGCGGGCCGACTCGACGCGACGGAATTCGACCAGCGCATCGAGGCAGCACTGACCGCCCGCTACGCCGAGGAGTTGCAGCCGCTCTTCGTCGACCTGCCGGCGCCTCGACCCGATCTTCCGACGGTCCGGCGCGAACCGACGGCCGGGCCGACCGCGCAGAAACTCGTCGCTGAACCCAAGCCCACCGCCCAGCAGCCGTCTGCGTACAGAGGCCTACGAGCTGCCACGGCGATCATGTGGGCCGTCGTGATCATCGCCTGTGTCGCCAGCCATTGGCAGCTGTGGTGGCTGCTGTTCATTCCGGTGTTGATGGGAGGCGGCTGCGGCGGGCAGCGCCATCACGAGCTTCGTCAGCAGCGCCGGATGGCTGCCCGGCAGATCCGCTGGGACGACCACCGCCAGCGGTTCGACGCGCGGATGCGCCGGCTCGATCACCGGCACTGGTGA
- a CDS encoding phytanoyl-CoA dioxygenase family protein: MTSALTAHPVLTDEQLAEFDEQGYVIIRGALSPEETQAYRQSILSMLPPTLEIPPVWHVADGRIKPMAGPNVQTFDTPDLLPLMTNEKLYGAACQLLGSTALRVMDGSIGITIRNDLHADQPLSQTLHLDASVPTSADDFTFEQRELQVGGCYYLTDVEPNGGGIHVVPGGHKIVEAEARAAGGGGRHLHQNWKQIKHLESVEITGQAGDFAMLHHLMPHGASHNRNPTARVAYFVRWVREDQSWGEGAKPEPGKYDSDQLAAMGQLGRRLFGVEDW, from the coding sequence ATGACCTCAGCGTTGACGGCACATCCCGTGCTGACCGATGAGCAACTGGCCGAGTTCGATGAACAAGGATACGTGATCATCAGGGGCGCGTTGTCGCCCGAGGAGACGCAGGCGTACCGGCAGTCGATCTTGTCGATGCTGCCTCCGACTCTTGAGATCCCGCCGGTCTGGCACGTCGCCGACGGCCGGATCAAGCCGATGGCCGGACCGAATGTCCAGACATTCGACACGCCCGACCTGCTGCCGCTGATGACCAACGAGAAGTTGTACGGCGCCGCCTGCCAACTGCTCGGGTCGACTGCATTGCGAGTGATGGATGGATCGATCGGCATCACCATCCGCAACGACCTCCATGCCGATCAGCCGTTGAGCCAGACACTCCATCTCGATGCGTCGGTGCCGACCAGCGCCGACGATTTCACCTTCGAGCAGCGGGAGCTCCAGGTCGGCGGTTGTTACTACCTCACCGACGTCGAACCCAATGGGGGCGGCATCCACGTGGTCCCTGGCGGGCACAAGATCGTGGAGGCTGAGGCGCGTGCTGCCGGCGGTGGTGGCCGCCACCTGCATCAGAACTGGAAGCAGATCAAGCACCTGGAGAGTGTCGAGATCACGGGTCAGGCCGGCGACTTCGCGATGCTGCACCATCTGATGCCGCACGGCGCTTCCCACAACCGCAATCCGACCGCGCGGGTGGCGTACTTCGTCCGCTGGGTGCGCGAGGACCAGAGCTGGGGCGAAGGCGCCAAGCCCGAGCCGGGCAAGTACGACAGTGATCAACTCGCAGCCATGGGCCAGTTGGGTCGTCGGCTCTTCGGCGTTGAGGACTGGTAG